A single region of the Salvia splendens isolate huo1 chromosome 18, SspV2, whole genome shotgun sequence genome encodes:
- the LOC121776510 gene encoding uncharacterized protein LOC121776510: MVNIPARFGRMAAAFDEMSRDRSFESSGSEHSADLSDLVNSFFEREIREQRIGRDGNRNGNQVEIDDDEFESNSQDSGFHDCLSKLFDRDDDVGRSIYTEVEKALEFVGGENLSAEFNRRLMARLRSSGFDAGICKSKWEKSGGQPSGSYEYIDVNAGGSRYIVEVSLAGKFTIARPTAAYTALLNEFPAIFVGRPVEMKQVVNQMSKAIRKSMESVGLNVPPWRRVSYMQAKWFSSYKRTTNEIPRAEAFSGFGGNRSVDFAAAAPVLFVCREDFAAKHGVRVGNLAAAFKC; this comes from the exons ATGGTGAATATTCCGGCGAGGTTCGGAAGGATGGCGGCGGCCTTCGACGAGATGTCGAGAGATAGGTCGTTCGAGAGCAGCGGCAGCGAGCACTCCGCCGATTTGTCCGATCTCGTCAATTCCTTCTTTGAGAGAGAAATTAGGGAGCAGAGAATCGGCAGAGATGGCAATCGAAACGGAAATCAAGTTGAGATCGACGATGATGAATTTGAGAGTAATTCGCAGGATTCCGGATTCCATGATTGTTTGAGTAAATTGTTTGATCGCGACGACGATGTTGGAAGAAGCATATATACAGAGGTGGAGAAGGCGTTGGAATTCGTCGGCGGCGAGAATTTGTCAGCGGAATTCAATCGGAGACTAATGGCGCGATTGCGAAGTAGTGGCTTTGATGCCG GCATTTGCAAATCAAAGTGGGAGAAGAGCGGCGGTCAACCGTCGGGGAGTTACGAGTACATAGACGTGAACGCAGGCGGCAGCCGCTACATAGTCGAAGTTTCCTTGGCCGGAAAGTTCACAATCGCGCGTCCGACCGCCGCCTACACGGCTTTGCTAAATGAATTTCCGGCGATCTTCGTGGGGAGACCAGTGGAGATGAAGCAAGTGGTGAACCAAATGTCTAAGGCGATTAGGAAGTCGATGGAGAGCGTCGGCCTAAACGTACCGCCGTGGCGGCGCGTGAGCTACATGCAGGCCAAGTGGTTTAGCTCCTATAAACGAACCACTAATGAAATTCCGAGAGCGGAGGCGTTCAGTGGTTTTGGAGGGAATAGATCAGTTGATTTTGCGGCGGCGGCGCCTGTTTTGTTTGTCTGCAGAGAGGATTTTGCGGCCAAACACGGCGTTAGAGTTGGTAATTTGGCTGCGGCTTTCAAATGCTGA